The Anoplolepis gracilipes chromosome 5, ASM4749672v1, whole genome shotgun sequence region aaacaatttttattttaatataattcaagcATATGTCCAAACTTGCAGTAagcttattacattttatccaaaatcctatttattattaactaatGCAATCGTCAAAaggtaaaataaagtatatatatcaattgttgatatttatgtaagttTCTTAGAAGTTACAGTAGTTGATTTTTCCATCAAAGGACTTATTTCTGTATTTGCAAGTTCAGTACTTATTTTGTCTTTTGTAGTTTGTTCAACAGAACTTTCAGGTGTTACTGCAGAGGATTTCACAGGATTACTACTTGTAATTTCTACCTCTACTTTCTTAGATGTGGTCATGAATTCCTGTTCATCTATGGAGGTAGCAgatttatttgacattttgtCAACTGCATTTACTGTTGATCTCAGATTAGATCTTGAATCTACTATACTAGATTCAGAGGCGTTagtttgtgaacttttagctTCATTTAGTTCCAAAGATTCTTTTGTATCATCAGTAACTGTTGGTGTATATCCGGTGATGTTATTAGGAATCGTGATTGCTGCTTGATAAAATAATGGCACGGAGGGATTGTAAAGCTTGAAACTATGCAAAGGTAGGTTCAGCTGAGAATAGGGATCGTGAGAATAATAACTCTGTATCACGTTTGGTGATACGTGATATCTCGGTAAGACTGTTGGAAAGTTGAGTAAATTTGTTCTAAATGCAGGATAAGGTAAAAAGGAGAATTGCTGAAGAGGTGTTTGATgttcaacaaaattattatccgCTTCGAAGCTCTTTGACAGCTCCTGCCTTTCTTGAAGATTTTCAACATTCAAGCTAAAATCCTCTTGTTTATTCATTATTGCTTCTGTAGATTTAGATTGTTCTGGAgacattaaattttcttgagtTTTCTCCAACATATTTCCTTCTGGCAGTTTCATCGAATCCATTTCACGCTGCAACCGGCTTAAAGAATCAACACCGGTTGTAAAAACAACATTACTTTCGCCACCATTCAAATCCTGAGTTGCATAGGAATACCCGCTGAAAGCAGGAACGGACTCAGATTCTGTGTATATTAATCTTGGAGTGTTGGGAAATGTCAGATGAATGCCTTCAGAAGTAGAGTTCGTTTTCATTGACATGATTCCTATGAAaagctaaaaaataaaaataaaaaaaaaacatgtataattttacttgatataaatacatagaTTATTCATGATAATTTATGGTTGATGGataatgtgataaataatgtttgaaaaattgatatttcggatttattagaataaaaattgaatattttgagaaatattctatttaaccctttgagtcacagcgggtcacccagagacccaccttttttttcgtagttttttattgttttaactatttttttatcaacaaataccggattttttgtttctacagagtctctagaacatcaataagtgtaaaaaaaatatgaacagtcaataattgttaattgcaaaaataccatatataaacaaacagtcaaaattagtacttttttatgaaaaaatgcattttctactaatctattatgacaataaatacggcaatttttttataatcttagtacactctaaagtatttttcagaatttttttagaattttcccccgtgttgtttttgttaaatcctcctttttttgataaaaaatatataaaaaacaatattttctgttctaaattaaaagtaacagtcgtattcttttttaaattttttctctgaagatttttttacatcgcagaatctgaatgtaaaggaaaaaaaatttaatttccaaaatttaatatagaaatccaatatggcggaagtaaaatttcgtctgccatattgcatccgccattttgaattttgaaaaacacaacggattcgtaatcagcgactccaaaaacccttatataccaaattttaaaatactgacaattaaaaaaattcgtgactcaaagggttaaatgTGAATGCATATACTTACAATGACAGTCCAA contains the following coding sequences:
- the LOC140666411 gene encoding uncharacterized protein, whose protein sequence is MAFPRFFWTVILFIGIMSMKTNSTSEGIHLTFPNTPRLIYTESESVPAFSGYSYATQDLNGGESNVVFTTGVDSLSRLQREMDSMKLPEGNMLEKTQENLMSPEQSKSTEAIMNKQEDFSLNVENLQERQELSKSFEADNNFVEHQTPLQQFSFLPYPAFRTNLLNFPTVLPRYHVSPNVIQSYYSHDPYSQLNLPLHSFKLYNPSVPLFYQAAITIPNNITGYTPTVTDDTKESLELNEAKSSQTNASESSIVDSRSNLRSTVNAVDKMSNKSATSIDEQEFMTTSKKVEVEITSSNPVKSSAVTPESSVEQTTKDKISTELANTEISPLMEKSTTVTSKKLT